From a single Chlorocebus sabaeus isolate Y175 chromosome X, mChlSab1.0.hap1, whole genome shotgun sequence genomic region:
- the LOC103232698 gene encoding ubiquitin-conjugating enzyme E2 N-like, translating to MTGLPCRIIKKTQRLLAEPVPGIKAEPDESSALYFHVVIAGLQDSPFEGGTFKLELLLAEEYPMAVPEVRFMTKIYHPNVDKLGRICLDILKDKWSPALQISTVLLSIQALLSAPNPDDPLANDVAEQWKTNEAQAIETARAWTRLYAMNNI from the coding sequence ATGACCGGGCTACCCTGCAGGATCATCAAGAAAACCCAGCGTTTGCTGGCAGAGCCAGTTCCTGGCATCAAAGCAGAACCAGATGAGAGCAGCGCCCTTTATTTTCATGTGGTCATTGCTGGCCTTCAGGATTCCCCCTTTGAGGGAGGGACTTTTAAACTTGAACTATTACTTGCAGAAGAATACCCAATGGCAGTCCCTGAAGTACGTTTCATGACCAAAATTTATCATCCTAATGTAGACAAGTTGGGAAGAATATGTTTGGATATTTTGAAGGATAAGTGGTCTCCAGCGCTGCAGATCAGCACAGTTCTGCTATCCATTCAGGCCTTGTTAAGTGCTCCCAATCCAGATGATCCATTAGCAAATGATGTAGCGGAGCAGTGGAAGACCAACGAAGCCCAAGCCATAGAAACAGCTAGAGCATGGACTAGGCTATATGCcatgaataatatttaa